The sequence below is a genomic window from Cryptococcus neoformans var. neoformans B-3501A chromosome 8, whole genome shotgun sequence.
CCGTCCACCGGTCCATTTATCCGAATCTCATTTTGTCGGGTGGCGTCTTGTTGAGCATATGAGCTTAACCCTGAGTTTATTAATTCTAAAAGATTTTTGAACGCCTAGAATTTAGCTGTTTTTTTGTGTCGGCCCAACCTGCTAGGTAAGGAGAGTACCGAACTGCTATCGTCGGATATTTGTATGCAACCCAAGAAGgatctgaagaagaagaactaTTATTAAGAGCAGTCACTGGCTCAAAGCAAgcagaaagaacaaaaCACAGAACACAAAAGAGCCTTTTTGTGGTGGCGCACAACCCAGTAGGATGTCTTCGGAGGTGAACACACCTTTTTGTCCTTTAACGCGTCCAGCCTTTTTCCCTCGCTTGTTGTCGCTATCTTCAGTCGGTCAATTATTTTgaatccttcttccattctcgACATCCTAATACCTAGCGAGCCTCAGCGATATTAAGCTATAGACTATAAGCTCATCCTCGTTTGGAGAACGGCGGCGACAAACTTCAAAGTCATTACGGTATCTCAACGAGACAAGACATTTTTGATTACCGAAATTGCTGGCTGTCGCCACGGACGCGTTCCTTCACATACATTTGGGTACCAGCATTCTCCCGAAATTCCCATACTAAAACCATTACCTCCCTACATCAATATCCTCAACCTTTCAAGGTCTCTTGCCCtatctttcttctcgaACGACATTTTTCTTACAGCGTCTGCGAAcgagaagaacaaaaggcGAAGACGGAAAGGACAGTGTGGAACGGACATTTGCGAGGGACAGGCGTTTCAAGGAAGACGCTCGGACGTCGGATTATTTGAGCACGCGTCGGTGTCTCTGGTGGAGTCCCGTGGAGATATTGCAGCGAAGCTCTGAGTAAAGCTGGTGGATTGGAGTACATCCAGATACAGCGCTTGCCGCCTGCAccgcagaagaaggaactggaggagaaagacgGTATCCACGGTCCACTGGTCATCACCCACGTCCATCGATCTCCTAGCACACAATAGCGGCTCCTCGCGACCTGAACCCTTCGGGCTGCACTCCAAACGGCACACGGTCGGCGCCCCTACTCCCACGAGCCACGACAAGGCCTAAGCTACGGTCCATTGCTCTTCCGCTTGTTACGCAAGCGACGGAACACTTTTTTCGGGTTTCGACGCCCGCTCTCGGCTTGCTTGTAACGGTGCGTGTCACCAACAGTCATTCGATCAACCAACCTGACAACAGTCTTCCTTTGGCTTTTGACAGCTGCGCCCTGCATTTCGTCGACCGCCTTCCATTCCAGGTCAATAATCGCTCCCTATCCCAGTCATCAATTGACTAGACAACCTTTGCCCGGCGTCGATATACCTTTATattgtcatcatccttcttaaAAGGCCTTTACTCAAGtcccatcctccaaagGCGATCCTCTTCCGCGACAAATCGTCTGGCCATCTCCACGCAGGACCTCCTTTGTAGTTTCCTCCTCAACGATTCACCATTGCTACCTTGATCTCCCACTATACAAACAGAccaacatcttcattcGCTTGCTGCGAGGTCGAGCTGCGACAACTTCGAATCCCCTGTATATTACCAGCTCGGTATATTTGGCCAGTGCTTTTCTTGACTCAGGTGATCCAGGCAAGTCAAGCACGGCCCTCAAGCTCACCACGATCACCCCATACATCAGCCTAGCTTTTCAATGTCTATATCCGGCCCCATCTCCAGGAGGCGTATAGGCTCTGTGAGTCAAAGAGGAAATGAAAGTTTGCCCCAGCTGGACATTCAGAGTATCCAAATGCCGTCAAATCCGTAAGCACGTGTCCTATGATTGCAAAATTGTAACTGATAACACATCAATGACTCAGCCAAAATGCCCTTGCCCTCAAAACAGCGGCGCTGTCAACTTCTACTAGATCTCTACACCAAATTTGCTCCAttttgaaaaagagatTATTATGTGTGGACGGTTTTCAACCATTTTTAGGTGCGTCGTGCAATGTGGCCTGCGCGTCGATGGGAAACAGCTGATTAACGTTATGCATTATCGTAGAACAACCACCTAATGCCGAACCGTTGGATGTCGTTTCACATATGTGTCATCTTTTCCGGCTTGGTTCACCCCTTTGCCACCTTTACAACCTCCTTATCCCATCCTTCGTCGATCCTTTATCACCACTATATGCGGACTTACCAGCGCCTGCCAAAATCGAATACGACTTTCCTCAATTCTACGACTCTTCTAATGGTGTCCGTAATTGGGCCAAGCGACCAGAAAATGCCAAACCCTGCCAAAGATATATAGCAGCCTTTTGCatggcgatgaagaagcgaatagaggaaggaagatggacgTCTGATATGTGGGCGTTGCATGAGCTGTGGGGCAAATCGACTGGGGAGGATATCGAAGCGTACGACTCGACGGGCTTGATGAAGGTGCTGAGCACGGTAGAAGAAATGTTGGACAATCTGCCAGTATCTGCCATGTCTCCTATATCACCTCAAACTCCTTTCGCGGCATCGGGTTCCATTGCTCAGCGTGCGCAGTCTAGACAGTCTTATGACTTACCGTTTTCCATGGGCGGAATAGGCTCGGGTGCGAGTGCGGTGGCTAATATGGCGGCGACCATGAATGGTGGGGTGCATATCGAAGCTGGCCCCAGTGAGAACTCTCCAACTGCAGTGGAGATGCAGCGCGGCCTGTCAACATCATTGGCTGACGCCAACGCCTTCAAATCTGTCGAGGAGTTGGTTGCGAGTGAGAAGAGTTACGTGCAGGAGCTGGAAATTCTGGTGAGGTGCTCACAAGAGATGCTGGAGGCCCAGTTGGTGTCCACCGAAACGAACCATCAAATTTTCTCAAATCTGTCAAAGATTTTAGATTTCCACGTGAGCAAACGTTTGGATAAAGTGCATATGCAACCATGCTAACCCAGTTGTATAGCGGAAATTCTTAATCAAACTTGAGACGGAGTATGAGCCTATTCAAGAGCGAGGACCTGGTGCTTGGGCAGAGGGTGTATGGGGCAGGCCGTTCATCCTGAGCGAGGCGGAATTTGACTGCTACGGCCCATACTGTGCCAATTACCTCGACGCTATCACTGTTGTGAATGAGCAGATGCCAATTCTTATGGTGAGTGGAGCCCTGCAGGTCATTGGTGACTGAAATTGACTGTTTCCGCAGCGAGGACAAGAGTTATCCCCGACAGAAAGGCCGTGCTTGGACCCCCAACGGGAATTGCAGGCGTTCATGATTAAGCCTATCCAGAGAATCACCAAATAtggtcttctccttgatgTATGTCATTATGCGCAAATGAACGAATATAATTGCTAACAATGACGTACAGGCTATTCTCCACGCCACAGCCAAGCATGAGTATCCGTTCCGACcagagttggaagaggctTCTGCTGCGGTCAAGCGTATTGCCGCCGGTATCAATGAGGTCACAGACTTCAAGGCCAAGCAAGCCACTGTGCGCGAACTTATTGAGCGGGTTGATGACTGGAAAGGTCACGACGTTGACAAGTTTGGATCGCTACATATCGACGACCACTTCACGGTGACCAAGGCTGATCAACCACGAGAATACCACGTTTTCTTGTTTGAGAAAATGATGCTCTGTTGCAAAGAGATCACaccagagaagaagaaacagaaCAAGAATTCGAGCATGTTAAGGAAAGATCGAGGAACCAGCAAGAGTGGACCGCttgacaagaagaaactGGCGTTGAAGGGTAGAATATTTGTCTCAAACATTAAGGAAGCCACCATCTTGCCCTCTGAGCCTGGAGGTGAGTTAAATTATCGGTTTCAAGTGACCATAACTAACCATATTATCAAGATGCATATGGCGCTGCTCGATTATTGATCGGATGGACTATTCCTCTTCGAAACCAGGATGGTTACCACGATGATCAGGAAGATTCTTTCGTGATGATCGGTAAGAGTGAAGAACAAATGAGGAAATGGTCGGAGAAGGTTTTGGAACTTGCCAACAACGAGCGCAAGATTCAAGAGGACATGCGAGCGGCAAGAATGAAGGCTGGTCGACTTTCTAATTCTGAAAGGCAGTACTACCAACATTCCTCCTTCGGTCCCCCCACTCCTGCCACAGAGCATCCTCCAGTGTCGCCCTTCAAcatgcctccacttccaaACGGATCGACTACTCCTTATTATtctgaagacgaagacCCCGAAGGCCTCCGCAGTGGTCGCACAACTCCCAGCATTCAAGGGTATCATCCGTACGCTTATTCCGGTCAACCTTCCACCGGTAGGCGAGTGCAGAGCCAGCAATCAGTGACTTCTGTCTTGCCAACAGAGCTTCGCGCTCGTGCTATGACCGAAGACCAATACGGTCCCAGCATGACTCAGTGGCGTACTCAACAACCAACGgctcctccccttcctcgctTAACGTCTGCCATGTCGGGAATGTCGGTGGCCTCGGAAATTTCCTTCGGCTCTGGACCGGGCAGTACAGGTATACGAACTGGTATGGTCAGGCAGATGAGCTCTACGAGATTACCGCGTGCTACTGAAGTAgacgagggagaggggaaTCCGATGGATACTCGGGAATCATATGGGAGGTACGGGTCGCTTAGAGGGATGATGCGCGCTCCTAGTCACGCGATGCCTAGCGTGCCCCACCCTCCGCCCCTCCGGAATCGCAGtgcctcctctcccaatGTCTATCAGCAACCAACTGTCACTGGTGCTGTATCTCTTCCTTACACCGCAGGGCCCAATGGGACTTGGACcacttctcctcttgcgTCTACTCTTCAGATGAGCACGCATCCTTATGTCCAAAGTACCCCTGTACCTGGGTTTGGACCTAGTAGCTCAACGACTCTTGTGGGTGGAACAGCATACTTCAATAAGCGAATGAGCAATGAGAAGAGATCAAGTGGTGAGAGTCATCACTCCACGACTACCACCGATACTTCAGACCAGACCAGTCCTGCCACGCCATATGGCAGCGGCAACGGAGATGTTCGGGGCCCTTTGAGACAAAATAGTGGCGACAATGTTTCTGGAAGTGTGCTAGTCAAATTGCGGTTTGGCAATGTGGGTAACTCGTACAGCTTGATACGATCAACATGCTAACCTGTGTTTTAAAGGATCAATTCGTTCTCGGTGTCTCACAAGAGATCGACTTCATCACTCTCTATCAGAAAATCCACAAGAAGATTCGCCTGTGCAGCAGCTCTAACCGACCGGCGAATGTGCATGACAAGCTTCAGATCCGCTATGTCGATAATGACGGAGACGAGATCCAAGTCAAGTTTGACTCGGATGTGGAGCTGATGTTTGAGGATGCGAGAGATCAGGCTGGGCATATCAATTTGATTGCCAGATGGGCCGAGGACCGAAGAGGAAGCCCTCAAGGAGAGATTTattgagaagagagacgtTTGTAAGGGTAAAAAACAGAGAGAAGGTTGATCATGGCTTATTTTATTTCTTATTCTATTTTCAAAAAAGTTTGTCAGTTTCGTATATTTATTCATCTATGTTTACTACTTTCATGTTTTTCATCTTAGATGGCTGGATTTGGGGTTTGGGTAGTGTCTTCTGTCGTGTTCATCTTTTCTGTGATCAGAAAAAAGTAGAGTACATTTTGTATCAAGTACGTACAGTATGAAGAAATCTCATGAGTGTCAGTCTGTATGCTGCAATAATATGACTGCACGGTGGCGATGTTTTTTCTTGACGCTAATGATGTTGCAGTGCCAAAGAACATGCTTTTTGGCTGCTAAAGTCTTCGTCATGGCGCATAATAATTTGAATCTGGAGTCTTTGATCTGGCGTTAGTATTTCCAGTCGTAAAGTGACATGCACTGTTAAAGTTAATCATATGTAGGATGACGGCTGATGCAAATAGGTTGGGCGCGATGATTACACAGGCCATCGATTATTACTGGAGGAGCAGACAGAAGCTGTCATTGTACATGTACATGTATATGGGTATATATTTTGGTCGTCGGATTCAAATCATCAGAAAAATCAGTGTGCTACATATGCTCGCCATCGCATTCTAGCGAGCAGAGTCCACATATATTCGTTACtgtcaaaaaaaaaggtcatAAAAGTGATTAATGATGTCTGCCATGATTCACAAATTCTTGTCGTTCACCAATTAAGGTCCCCCGACTATACGATCTACGCGCTTGGCGCCCATAATATAAACTACCTTTTCCTCAAGCACCGGGTATGGCTGATTAACGGATAAAAAATGACAATGACCACTGAATAAAGCATGCTACAGTGCAGAAGTAAAAGCCATAAGGATAACCGCTTGGATTACCATTGATGCTGGCGCTCCAAACCTACAAACAAGGCATCAGTATGTTGCCACGAAATGCTCTGGAAGGTATTACTCACAGCACCACCGATTACAGGGCCAAAGAAACGCGAGAATGATACGGTGCTTTGGGCGAGTCCATTGGCAAGGCCAACAACGTGGGGAGGAGACATGGCATTCTGTAGGGATGGGTTAACAGGCGTACTTGATGTAGGGGGTCTCGACTCACAATAAGTACCATGACGGAGGTATACGAGAATGTACCTGCACAGTACCTCACAGCAGTGATAGTAACCAAGCCTACAATGAATCAATCAGATCCAATGTCTTCGTCGTGACTTGGAGTACCCACAGAACATCAAAAAGAAACTGCCTTCAGAGTCAGGAGAAGCAATTTTGTGTAAGATTGGCAGAGAGAAGTAGGCAGGAAGGTAGAGGGCACATCCAATCCTGAACATTTGAAGATGTGTGAAACGACCGAGAGGGGGTCCAAGTCGAGGGTAAATATAGAATTGATACACGAGCTGGCAGAGACACATGAGAGCGACTACCAGGGAGAAATGGGCCGGGTTAAGCCCAAGACCACCAGAGCGGTAGGGACTATGATCATATCAGCAATTACTCAAAACTTCAAAAGGTAAGCCTCGTACGTTACCAAGAATGACAAGAATATTTGATCATGGATAGTGTTGTGCAAAGCAAGGAGACCATACTATCGGAATGGACTGATAAGTTCTATGTGACGAACAAAGTCATTATTTGAACACACCTGGATGATTACTTGAACAGGCAAAAGTGAGAACGAAGAGGCCTCTTTCTCAGAGATCTGAGCGGCAACGCCGGCAGTCGCAGAGTCCACAGCATTTCCAGGCCCTTCAGCGATAGCGCTTAAGCCACCGGTGGATCCCCTGCCATGGTCGGGACTAGGTGATGCTGCGCGGAAGAATGAGTCAGCTTCGTGTCTGGGCGATTCTGCTTCATATGCGGCTGCTACAGCTGGCGGAGTCTTGACACCagtgttggagaagatggcagGCATGTGTCCTGAAGTGGTGCTGAATCGCCTGCCGCCATGTGATACGGATAATCGGTGGCCGGGAAGGTtacgatgaagagaaatATTGCCCACACTTGTGAGGCGTGCTCTGCTAGACCGTCGGAAGGAGAGGTCACCTTGATGGCCATCGTAGGTTGACGGTGAAAGTGCATGTAATGAAGGGGAGGCAAAAGAAGTGTCGGGTACGGCTTCGTtaacctcctcttcttggtcATCCTCtgtctcctcctcatcatcaaagaCAGCAGTGTCTTGGGCGACCGCGGCAGACACCCAAAGGTCATTGATGTTAAATGTGTTCTCCTCATTCGCGAGCAACAGCCTCTGTGCAACCTTCAGAGCCCTGTTACCCATCTCgccgtcctcttcatcactctcGTCAGGTCTGCCTACTGCAGCTGAAGCCCTCCTAGCAGCCTCCAATGCTGCTCTAGCTGCCAAAGTAGGGTGCTTGGAACGAATACCTCCGTATCCATAAGCCGTGCCTAAGCTCGCTCGACTATCCCTTCGGCCGCCCGCACTACGAGAGAGTTCCGGATATCCAGCACCGTGAGCggcatcctcttcttcttggctgGGTGACAAGACTCGCCTCAAACTGACTGATGGGACCCTGATTGCGGTTCGGCTGGAAGGCGCAGGGGAAGCGTGACGACCAGCAGCAGGAGAAATACCGGCAAGGGGTTCGTTCTTTTCGACTGCGAGGGTGATACGCCTGCCGCCTCGAACACCTCCATCccaagaaagaagacaagagAGGATGGCGCCGACAGCAAGAACGCCACCGCCAATGATAGTCGGAAGGATATATGGGAAATTTTGGAATAGGGCTGGCAGACATTGAAAATTAGcgatcatcatcttgacATACTAAGGATACCAGTCATCTTACGAATTTGAGCCAAAGCAGTACCGGGGAAGTTCTCCTTTGGGCTTTCAAAGACACCGCCAATGATAGGACCAATGACACCACCGAAACCCCATGAGAAACCGAGCATAGCATAAGCACGAGCGGCGTTAGTGTCGTCAGTCAAGTCTCGGATCGAACCTCGGAACTGGACAACCTGCTGTTAGAGCTATTCCTAATAGTTAGCTGGAAACTCACTACTCCGACAGCACCTCCGAAAATGCCTTGAATCAGTCTGACACAGATAGCCTCGGGAAGCTAACTTATAGCGTCAGCTTACATGCTGGATTTACACATTGACCCAAGTCTCACAGATTCAGAAGTACCAAAAATTACAAGAGCTACATGGCGTAAGTCACAGAACACAAGCGGAATCCCAATTACTGACTCACCAATAGCGCTTCCGGCAAGACTGGCTACTAACACAGCACGACGACCATGACGATCTGCTATGCTACTCCaaaggagagaggtgaAAAATTgtgtgatgaagaagacagagACAAGATTGCCTGTCCAAAGACCAACTGCGGCTTCCGTCTCACTATTCTTTTCTCGACCGGAGTTAAGGAAGAAACCTTCCATGCGGGATTAAGTCAGCAAGCCATTACTAGACATATAAACACCTGTAGACACACCTTCGACCTgcttgaggatgaatggAGTGCACAAGTTCGCCGCTAATAGCTCTGACAGCATTGCCTGCGCAGCAGCAGATTAGCTACATGTCATTGCAGATCTATGAATCCGTTGCCACTCACTATACACATTACAATCATAGGAAGTGCAGGGAGAGGAGTGGCATAAGCCGCTCGGATCCCGGGCACCAAAGTGGGCAACTTTGGTCCGaaatcctcatcatctaGCAGATCGTCGACGATTCCGCCCGCTGGACCTCGAGAACTGGCTGCTCTGCCTCTACCATAACTAGAAAAACTAAGTCGAGCCGACTTTGTACGAGCTTTGGAGCGCGGAATAGTCCCTCTTGAATGCCCATTGACGGCGGAAGAGTGTGGAGAGTTGAAGCTTTGATGTgcttgaggagatggtgtgTCGGACGCGAGAGCCGAAGACCCGCCGAGGATGTCAGTAATTGTTGGTTTGGGCGGAAGGGCTATTCTGCCCGGAGGAGTGGCCGTCATATTTGGCGGTGTGCGCGGATTATGGTTACGAAGATGAGGTGTTGAGACGTTGAGAAGTATTCTGGGAAGCCTATATGGATCAAAACTGGCTGTAGATGTAGATAAACTTCGGATGGCGAACCCTGCACGTCACCAATGTCTGTGGCGACTCCCGGTCCGAGAAACGGCGAATATATAATAGCCCATTCCCTTTGTTACCTGTATTTCCATGATGATAATGCATATAATAGGATAAGTGCTTTACTGAAACATATACATATTAACAAGCTGCCTATGACATTGAAAAACAATTGCTGACAGTATTAATACGGGATTAGTAAACCCTGATGGAAAGCCGACATCCGCTAGTTCTTCATCAGTGCGGCGGCGATGGCAAACGGCACCCATTGAGCACCACAGAGCCCTCTAGAGAAGCTTACAATGAACGCTCGCTTACTATAGGGATACATGAAAGTGGAGAGTTGATCACAACTGTGTCCCGCCAACGCTGGTCGTGTATAGCAAGTCCAACATCTTCTGTGCAaacaataataataacCATAGTAGAATcggaaggaggatgatgccATCATGTTTTTACTTCTTTCTGCCCATGATAATTATATGGGTGCACTCGCAGTCACCAGTTTCTATAATTTAAAAAGATGATATTCTTCCCGACAGTTGCTCAACCACCCAAGTATCGTCTGATTCTACCTCCATTTGTTTTCAATAGCCATTGCTGGgctgcttcttcaattCCGGATTGGCCCAGTAAACCTAGTGAAGAACTACATTGTAGTGTGGCTTGTACATATCTATGTGCTTTTGTTCTGCTACTACCACAGAATAATGATAGTGAAATTCCTAAAACGAAACCGACCAAAACGAAACCGACGACGGTCGGTCGAGGAGGCAATCATATGGACGGAGGACGCCATGGCTACCGAGTAGTGCCACTTTGTTACCATTTACGTAATTGGCTGCTGTCCCATGCGCGACTGCTTTGCGGAACCAAACACGGGATGGTTTAGCACAAAACAAACGAAGCGGCATTGACCGACACATAAGTTCCCCGTTAAATGCTGCATCCATCATGACATCCTGTTCTAAATCTTATCGCTCTAACCCCTGACGATTCCCTTTGAGCGCCGTACTTCTCCCTAGTCTGTACGAAATTGCTTTCCAGCCCCTTCAGGTTGTACTAATAATATCCCTAGGTCGGATTTAGATTATGGCGAGAAGCGCCAGCTGTGAGAAGCATGAATCTCAGTTGACTTGGCTGATGATGGACATGAACGAAACGAAACGGTCAGCATGAATGAaatctttcatcatctttatCTCTTTCAACCCCTTTATCTGGTAATCCTTCGCAGTCCTTccctcaccttcttcttttatCCCTCTTTGCCCAAGGGGCCCACATTCTCTATAATTTAACTGCAGTCGACCTGCATAACAACTTGTCAAGAGCCGGCTCTTGGCCCATATCTCTAGCTCAGGAagcttcctctctcttctcagaTCACATTCTCTACCATTTATCACAATGTTACTCTCAACTCCAGCCTTCCTTTCATttgccctccttctcgtctcCCAGTCCTCCGCCCAGGGACACACTGCTCCTCCTGGCCGACACCGTCACCCTAGGATCTTCAAAGACCTTCAAGAGCGTGGCCAACTGGATGAGCGGTTGCTCCCTATCACCGCTACCACCACTGTTGTGGTCCCCATGACCGCCACCAGGACTATCTGGGTTGATTCCACTCAGTTAGTCCTTGGTGACGGTGGTAATGATGGAGACAATGATGCTTCAGGCGATGTTAGCAGTGTTTGGTCTTCGCAGGCGAGCCAGAGCACTGAAGGAGCATCCACAAGCAGTGAAGCTATGTTACCTACCGCctcagcatcatcatcagttTCAGACTtgacatcatcttcctACGACACCGACGCCcagtcatcatcctttGTCACCGGCTCTTACATCGAAGATGTCACGGCGACGTCTAGTCTTCTTTCCGATTCCCTTcctacttcctcctccatctcctccgattatccttccctttctgtTTCCCAATCTGaagcctcttcttccaccactgGTGTCGCCACATCCTCAGCCACTGTGACCGACTCCAGCTTTTCTACCTTTGCTGAAGAGCCAGCCTCAACTGgatcttcatcgtctcAGTCAATTGCTGCCGATTCTGCTCCTAGCTCTTCCGCTTCGACATCGGCTTCAACAGGATCGAGCTCTTCTCGGCCTACATCGCTGCCCCAAACCGAGTCAGCGACCAAGTCTGAGGATTTGGGCGCCGCGTCGACTAACATTGCCAGCAATGCCACCGTGTCTGACAATGTGAGTGTGTCGGAAAGTCAGTGGGCGTCAGTAACCTCGACCAAGAGCTCTTCTATCTCCGAAACCGGATCAGCAAGCTTGTCTGGGAGTGAGTCTGTATCCCTCTCCGACTCATTCTCTATCTCTGCGACATCTACAGATTCTGCGGCGGTTATAGGAACGGCTAGCTCTTCTTACTCTAGATTCGAGTCATCAGCCACTGCTTCTGAGACTGCCTCAGCTTCGGCCAATGAGACAGGTTCCAAGACCAAGTCGCACGGGAACTGGTGGGAGACTagcacctcttcttccgcctgggcttcttcctctttgagCGCATCTGAAAGCGCCTCAGAGAGCGCTTCTTTGACAGCGTCGGGTACGGTCTCTGTTTCTGACTCTTCAACATGGCCTGAGAGCGCTTCAGTCTCCTCTGCTGCCACAGCTACAACCTTTGAATCATCTACTTCCATTTCCGCCACCTCTACCTCTACCTCtagctcttcttcgcctaCCTCTACTCTTGCCTCTACTCTCATGTTGGGATA
It includes:
- a CDS encoding hypothetical protein (Match to EST gb|CF189061.1|CF189061; HMMPfam hit to PB1, PB1 domain, score: 36.5, E(): 7.6e-08; HMMPfam hit to RhoGEF, RhoGEF domain, score: 101.1, E(): 2.6e-27), producing MSISGPISRRRIGSVSQRGNESLPQLDIQSIQMPQNALALKTAALSTSTRSLHQICSILKKRLLCVDGFQPFLEQPPNAEPLDVVSHMCHLFRLGSPLCHLYNLLIPSFVDPLSPLYADLPAPAKIEYDFPQFYDSSNGVRNWAKRPENAKPCQRYIAAFCMAMKKRIEEGRWTSDMWALHELWGKSTGEDIEAYDSTGLMKVLSTVEEMLDNLPVSAMSPISPQTPFAASGSIAQRAQSRQSYDLPFSMGGIGSGASAVANMAATMNGGVHIEAGPSENSPTAVEMQRGLSTSLADANAFKSVEELVASEKSYVQELEILVRCSQEMLEAQLVSTETNHQIFSNLSKILDFHRKFLIKLETEYEPIQERGPGAWAEGVWGRPFILSEAEFDCYGPYCANYLDAITVVNEQMPILMRGQELSPTERPCLDPQRELQAFMIKPIQRITKYGLLLDAILHATAKHEYPFRPELEEASAAVKRIAAGINEVTDFKAKQATVRELIERVDDWKGHDVDKFGSLHIDDHFTVTKADQPREYHVFLFEKMMLCCKEITPEKKKQNKNSSMLRKDRGTSKSGPLDKKKLALKGRIFVSNIKEATILPSEPGDAYGAARLLIGWTIPLRNQDGYHDDQEDSFVMIGKSEEQMRKWSEKVLELANNERKIQEDMRAARMKAGRLSNSERQYYQHSSFGPPTPATEHPPVSPFNMPPLPNGSTTPYYSEDEDPEGLRSGRTTPSIQGYHPYAYSGQPSTGRRVQSQQSVTSVLPTELRARAMTEDQYGPSMTQWRTQQPTAPPLPRLTSAMSGMSVASEISFGSGPGSTGIRTGMVRQMSSTRLPRATEVDEGEGNPMDTRESYGRYGSLRGMMRAPSHAMPSVPHPPPLRNRSASSPNVYQQPTVTGAVSLPYTAGPNGTWTTSPLASTLQMSTHPYVQSTPVPGFGPSSSTTLVGGTAYFNKRMSNEKRSSGESHHSTTTTDTSDQTSPATPYGSGNGDVRGPLRQNSGDNVSGSVLVKLRFGNDQFVLGVSQEIDFITLYQKIHKKIRLCSSSNRPANVHDKLQIRYVDNDGDEIQVKFDSDVELMFEDARDQAGHINLIARWAEDRRGSPQGEIY
- a CDS encoding hypothetical protein (HMMPfam hit to Glyco_hydro_18, Glycosyl hydrolases family 18, score: 214.7, E(): 1.7e-61), translating into MLLSTPAFLSFALLLVSQSSAQGHTAPPGRHRHPRIFKDLQERGQLDERLLPITATTTVVVPMTATRTIWVDSTQLVLGDGGNDGDNDASGDVSSVWSSQASQSTEGASTSSEAMLPTASASSSVSDLTSSSYDTDAQSSSFVTGSYIEDVTATSSLLSDSLPTSSSISSDYPSLSVSQSEASSSTTGVATSSATVTDSSFSTFAEEPASTGSSSSQSIAADSAPSSSASTSASTGSSSSRPTSLPQTESATKSEDLGAASTNIASNATVSDNVSVSESQWASVTSTKSSSISETGSASLSGSESVSLSDSFSISATSTDSAAVIGTASSSYSRFESSATASETASASANETGSKTKSHGNWWETSTSSSAWASSSLSASESASESASLTASGTVSVSDSSTWPESASVSSAATATTFESSTSISATSTSTSSSSSPTSTLASTLMLGYYPDWSAYYLSPESVDWDRFDILDFAFAIPNSDGSLYFTDDSSTDSLQRLVTTGHAAGKRVKLSIGGWTGSAYFSTIVADDSLRATFVSNIYDIYNQYNLDGIDIDWEYPGTAGADGNAVSSDDSANFLIFLQDLRAALPSEAIITSATQVWPFADSNGNPMTDVSEFAKVLDWILIMNYDVWGSSSTPGPNAPLSDGCGNSTQPLANAYAAVSSWTSAGMPANQITLGVPAYGYIQVSSASSLIQRRSLPLLPHKRSKHAKKASYVTVQNESGGTTDGQVMWYGLLNQGALTLSDGEYVATGGFTRHWDDCSSTPWLKSSESGQIVTYDDPQSMNLKAQFAAQAGLRGCNVFSVDGDWTGSSWPLTDAVRSGLGLPAV